From Salminus brasiliensis chromosome 12, fSalBra1.hap2, whole genome shotgun sequence:
gaaccttcctttgtatctttAGGCTAAAGCCCAACTCACagccactttaactcaatccaccttcatcataaacctgaagCCCAGCTACAAACCTAttatttacttactctaccttCCTCAAGCCGGCCTTGCTCTCAACCACTGTATCAAAAGCCTAGCTCTAGACCTACTTTTGCTCACTCAAATCTCACTCAAAGACTTTGACCAACTTTTGTAACCCAACCAAAAAGCTTGTGGAGGTCACTTATTTTCctctttccccccccccccaacaagtCAGCCCCCAATAAGGCCTTATTACATCCACCAGACCAGCCTCTAGTTTTAAGAGGCACTTTTCATTACCAAGATCAAGTGTGTAATATTATGGATGAACCCTACACTCTTCCACACCTGTAATGCTGATCATTTCAAGCCCACTTCATATGGTTAGTATGGCACAGTATAATAGTTTGCTATTCTGCCACTTAATCCTagtacacactacaccaattaaATGCCAACAAACAAGAATAAATCTATTGACTTACATATGCATACATCCTTATATAATTGAAACAATTACTTCTACACCAAAGGCTGTACTCTCTGGAAGTAACATACAGACGTAAATTGAAGGCTTACCATCTGTGACTTGGTTCTCTCGCGTAAAAACTGCTCTTTGGTGGAAAacgtgggtggctcttaaaagagccgttgggttttGATTATGCCGCGAACACTGTTTACTTGGAGCTGGTGTACTTGGTCACGGCTTTTGTGCCCTCGGACACGGCGTGCTTGGCCAACTCACCGGGAAGTAGCAGACGCACAGCGGTCTGGATCTCCCTGGAGGTGATAGTAGAACGCTTGTTGTAGTGAGCCAAACGAGAAGACTCACCGGCGATACGCTCGAAGATGTCGTTCACGAACGAGTTCATGATGCCCATCGCTTTGGAGGAGATACCAGTGTCTGGGtggacctgcttcagcaccttatACACGTAGATAGCATAGCTTTccttcctggactttctgcgcttCTTGCCTCCTTTCCCGGCCGTCTTGGTCACGGCTTTCTTAGATCCCTTCTTCGGGGCGGACTTGGCTGGCTCAGGCATTCTGCTCGTCGTCGAATAAGACTGAAGAATGAGGGGGAGGTGACAAGCTCCAACATTATTTAGACTCTAACATTCTAATTAGACGAGTTTCCGCCTCCAGAATGCCGTCAAACGACCATTGGACAACAGTTGAATGCTCGCTTCTTCTCAACCCTCCGTTCCCGTctctccaccccctccccctctcttgCCTCCCTACACCCgcttccccctccccctcccctcagCAGCATTCTCTTTGTTCGCCTACCCGCGCATTTTTACCCGCTGTGCAGACggtacaattatttttttgccacacCGGCGTTGACGGCGACATTCTGATTTTATTCAAACGTATAGTTCTGATTTAATCAACACACACGGGGGGGAAAGGAAGACAATATGCACGTATGtactatttacatatataatgtgtattgaAGCTTATTATACacagaaatataatgtttaTTCCTTCTGAAGATTAACTTCTTAACACAGAGCGGCCGGGAGTTCCATGATCATCACTGacttatttgcaaataaacaaacaaataagggACGCAGACGGCTCAATGTTTATATAAGGTTTTTAACACGTACAGTTCTGAATTCTAAAACAACGCACACGGGGGAAAATGGAAAAAGTAAGTATATCATTAGATCACTTTTTATTCCTCATGCAGGTTAACTACTTAAGTGTCCTggagatattttcattttttcaaattttcattcaCTTATTGACTACcgtatttaaaacaaacaaactaacatGAAAAACAATCTCTTTTGTTGGAtctgtgggtggctcttaaaagagccgttgtgtTTAAGATTTGTTTAAGCCGAGCGTTTAACCTCCGAAGCCGTATAGAGTGCGTCCCTGGCGCTTCAGGGCGTACACCACATCCATAGCGGTGACGGTCTTTCTTTTAGCATGCTCGGTGTACGTGACTGCGTCCCTGATCACGTTCTCCAGGAACACTTTGAGCACACCGCGGGTCTCCTCGTAGATCAGACCGGAGATACGCTTGACGCCACCACGACGAGCCAGACGACGAATAGCCGGCTTAgtgataccctggatgttatcgCGAAGCACTTTACGATGACGCTTGGCGCCTCCTTTTCCAAGGCCTTTGCCTCCCTTGCCTCTGCCAGAcattctctctgcttcttttcCCAGTCGACGAGAAGAGAATCAATGAAGCTGCAGCACCCGAGGCACGCCTGTTATACCGCTCTATAGGACCTAGTTGAAAACAAGAGTGACGTCACACTATATTAGCTCCGTCTCATCTTCTAGACGCTGTACAGGAA
This genomic window contains:
- the LOC140574334 gene encoding histone H2B, producing the protein MPEPAKSAPKKGSKKAVTKTAGKGGKKRRKSRKESYAIYVYKVLKQVHPDTGISSKAMGIMNSFVNDIFERIAGESSRLAHYNKRSTITSREIQTAVRLLLPGELAKHAVSEGTKAVTKYTSSK
- the LOC140574452 gene encoding histone H4: MSGRGKGGKGLGKGGAKRHRKVLRDNIQGITKPAIRRLARRGGVKRISGLIYEETRGVLKVFLENVIRDAVTYTEHAKRKTVTAMDVVYALKRQGRTLYGFGG